Proteins from one Salvelinus sp. IW2-2015 linkage group LG32, ASM291031v2, whole genome shotgun sequence genomic window:
- the LOC111956958 gene encoding receptor-interacting serine/threonine-protein kinase 2-like, with amino-acid sequence MTPPLLHHDLKTQNILLDGEFHIKIADFGMSKWRQLSISKGSGSKPPEMGGTIIYMPPEEYEPSNSRSAVVKHDIYSYAIIMWEVLSRRIPFEEATNPMQVMFSVLRGIRPDIGLDYLPGDIPSRETLINLMICGWTANPDERPCFLMCVIKLEPMLSRFDEIDILEAVLEVKKSKVSQCDTAQDTVVRAIRGKRILKAVNALQSTPTPPPPCFTGSSGSGSCSSQDTDIFRPSSLTSTNAPPFKEVSPTSFMFHNLEPLRKQTPEDNNLNDYPQSARPLNNLNIPLKPGLPETECVTHLDNLTLKSQPYQPQPGFILPSNPLGPRLGPMACWITARREEIVSKMTEACLNQSLDALLACSLLMREDYELVVNRATHTAKVRQLLDTCHRHSEDFCCVVVRKLKDNKQLGLQPYAPELSSLVAAPNTSAPPLSVSYNNPRNYQDRTSPEKTRDQEDYKL; translated from the exons ATAGCAGACTTTGGCATGTCTAAATGGCGCCAGCTGTCGATCAGTAAAGGCTCGGGATCCAAGCCACCTGAGATGGGGGGCACCATCATCTACATGCCCCCAGAGGAGTACGAACCCTCCAAYAGCCGCTCTGCAGTCGTCAAACACGACATCTACAG TTACGCTATCATTATGTGGGAGGTGCTGTCCAGGAGGATACCATTTGAAG AGGCGACCAACCCCATGCAGGTCATGTTCAGCGTACTGCGTGGGATACGTCCCGACATAGGCCTGGACTACCTGCCAGGGGACATCCCCAGCAGGGAGACACTCATCAACCTCATGATCTGCGGCTGGACCGCCAACCCTGACGAACGGCCCTGCTTTCTCA TGTGTGTGATAAAGCTGGAGCCAATGCTGAGCAGGTTTGATGAAATCGACATCCTGGAGGCCGTGCTGGAGGTCAAGAAGTCAAAGGTCAGTCAGTGCGACACTGCACAGGACACAG TTGTGAGAGCCATAAGAGGGAAACGTATTCTGAAAGCAGTCAATGCActacaaagcacccccacacctcctcccccatgcttcacg GGAAGCTCTGGCTCTGGGTCTTGCTCCTCCCAGGACACGGACATCTTCCGACCGAGCTCCCTCACTAGCACCAATGCCCCACCTTTTAAAG AAGTATCCCCCACGTCGTTCATGTTCCACAACCTGGAGCCCCTCAGAAAGCAGACCCCAGAGGACAACAACCTCAACGACTACCCCCAGAGTGCCAGGCCCCTGAATAACCTCAATATTCCCCTCAAACCAGGCCTGCCTGAGACGGAGTGTGTGACGCACCTGGACAACCTCACCCTGAAGTCACAGCCATACCAACCACAGCCAG GTTTCATCCTGCCATCGAACCCCCTCGGCCCCAGGCTGGGCCCCATGGCCTGCTGGATCACGGCACGGCGCGAGGAAATTGTCTCCAAGATGACGGAGGCCTGCCTGAACCAGAGCCTGGACGCCCTGCTTGCGTGCTCTCTCCTGATGCGTGAGGACTACGAGCTGGTGGTGAACCGGGCCACGCACACTGCCAAGGTCCGCCAGCTCCTTGACACCTGCCACCGTCACAGCGAGGACTTCTGCTGCGTGGTGGTCCGCAAACTCAAGGACAACAAGCAACTGGGCCTGCAGCCATACGCCCCAGAGCTCAGCTCCCTTGTGGCCGCGCCAAACACCAGCGCACCCCCACTCTCGGTCTCCTACAACAACCCAAGGAATTACCAGGACAGAACTAGTCCAGAGAAGACCAGAGACCAGGAAGACTATAAACTGTAA